The following coding sequences lie in one Rutidosis leptorrhynchoides isolate AG116_Rl617_1_P2 chromosome 6, CSIRO_AGI_Rlap_v1, whole genome shotgun sequence genomic window:
- the LOC139853455 gene encoding receptor-like protein 6 yields the protein MAPYLYQFSFIRMFFFFTYILAIFTRTKSLLSHDDECTALFQLKQSVLHQDSNFFNSWRKITNNKSDNDSDCCLWNGVVCSKNKGRHVIELDLSKTSLQGPISSNSTIFNLVYLQKLNLSLNDFSNSRIPTEIGHLKQLRTLDLSNSSFNGQIPGEISYLTQLSWLDLSLNPLQSPSLDRLLRNMTALEVLRLSGVEINSFIPRFLANFSSLTSILLNNCQLQDEFPSSIFHLPKLKILAIRNNSNLSGTFPEFQNNTLLEILDLGTTGFSGIIPEHSFSKLTNLAVLDLRYCNFVGPLPVTLSNLTQLTFLSLRYNEFTGRFPSLVSVLKLVNLDISSINFDQGSLPDWIGKLYELRTLYLEDVNLSSEIPPPFSNLTKLSITSLEGNSIYGRIPSSFMNLTQLTVISLDRNQLEGPISSAFSNFKNLTYLSLVNNNFSGTVFLDTFAGLNKLETLYLDYNNISFVDSNNYTSVVLPALKNLGLSFCNLNEFPTFLRFQNNMEVLLLKENKIAGLVPVWFWNNSLETLQFIELSLNSITGFEQHPVYLPWVNLGLFGIMYNQLQGQLPVPPPTIVYYYVNNNNLTGEIPSSICEARSLKLLDLSFNNMNGTLPSCLGSLSNSLSTLNLKGNNFHGTMMNEFTDGCLLSMIDLSANQFTGKLSRSLANCTGLEVLSLRDNLFDDVFPYWLGPLAELQVLILGSNKLHGAIQDSSTHDSQFSNLRIIDLSNNDFSGQLPQSYIKSWQAMKSVYVGNSSYIVLKSLTNGLSGTYHYSMTLTNKGVKTEYLKILNVFVAIDLSSNNFDGPIPVALQDLRGLQSLNLSNNHLSGPILPSLGNLANLESLDLSQNGLTGEIPQELLQLDFLALLNVSFNNLDGPIPQGKQFFTFQNNSYMNNPGLCGEPLSKGCGSSNAPTTSNTSEYASDRSFLPDDILNWMVIFSGVVSGFVVGLVLWNSRYARYRDWLIDRFGMREDKWVRPIRNTKRSN from the coding sequence atgGCTCCATACTTGTATCAGTTCAGCTTCATCCGAATGTTCTTTTTCTTTACATACATATTAGCCATCTTCACGCGTACCAAATCGTTACTGAGCCATGATGACGAATGCACCGCTTTATTCCAACTTAAGCAGAGTGTGCTTCATCAAGATTCCAACTTTTTTAACTCTTGGAGGAAGATCACAAACAATAAATCAGATAATGATTCTGATTGTTGTTTGTGGAATGGTGTGGTATGTAGCAAAAATAAGGGGCGTCATGTAATCGAGCTTGACTTGAGCAAAACTTCTCTCCAGGGACCTATCAGCTCAAATAGTACTATTTTCAATCTTGTTTATCTTCAAAAGCTTAACCTCTCGCTGAACGATTTTTCAAACTCTCGAATTCCAACTGAGATTGGTCATCTAAAGCAATTAAGGACGCTTGATCTTTCTAATTCAAGCTTCAACGGCCAAATCCCTGGTGAGATTTCATATTTAACCCAATTGTCTTGGTTAGATTTGTCTTTGAATCCTCTTCAAAGTCCAAGCCTTGACCGTTTGTTGCGAAACATGACCGCACTTGAAGTGCTCCGTCTCTCGGGGGTTGAAATCAATTCTTTCATACCTCGTTTCTTAGCCAATTTTTCTTCCTTGACGTCAATCCTACTCAACAATTGTCAGCTTCAAGATGAATTCCCATCATCAATATTTCACTTACCAAAGCTGAAAATTCTTGCAATAAGAAACAATTCAAACCTTAGTGGCACCTTTCCTGAATTCCAAAACAACACCTTACTCGAAATTTTGGATTTGGGTACTACAGGTTTCTCTGGGATTATTCCAGAACATTCTTTCAGTAAATTAACCAATTTGGCCGTCTTGGACCTTCGCTATTGCAATTTCGTGGGGCCtcttccggttacactgtctaacTTGACACAACTCACTTTCTTGAGTCTCCGTTACAATGAGTTCACAGGACGTTTTCCTTCATTGGTTAGTGTACTGAAACTCGTTAATTTGGATATTAGTAGTATCAATTTCGATCAAGGAAGCTTGCCCGATTGGATTGGAAAGCTTTATGAGCTTAGAACACTTTATCTGGAAGATGTTAACTTATCCTCTGAAATTCCACCTCCTTTTTCAAACCTAACAAAACTTAGCATCACCAGTTTAGAAGGTAATTCTATATATGGCCGTATCCCATCTTCCTTTATGAACCTCACACAACTAACAGTGATAAGCCTTGACAGAAATCAGTTGGAAGGACCAATTTCTAGTGCTTTTTCCAATTTTAAAAACCTCACATATCTTAGCCTTGTTAATAACAATTTTAGTGGTACAGTTTTCCTTGACACGTTTGCAGGACTCAACAAGCTTGAAACTCTTTATCTTGATTATAACAATATATCTTTTGTCGATTCAAATAACTACACCAGTGTCGTCCTACCGGCATTGAAAAATCTAGGACTGTCATTTTGCAATTTAAATGAATTTCCTACTTTTTTACGCTTCCAAAACAACATGGAGGTATTACttttaaaagaaaacaaaattGCAGGCCTTGTACCAGTATGGTTTTGGAACAACAGTCTTGAAACATTGCAGTTTATCGAACTTTCCTTAAATTCAATCACTGGTTTTGAACAGCATCCTGTATATCTTCCATGGGTTAATTTAGGTTTATTCGGTATAATGTATAATCAGCTACAAGGACAACTTCCAGTACCACCACCCACCATTGTTTATTACTATGTAAACAATAATAACTTAACAGGAGAAATACCATCGTCGATATGTGAAGCGAGATCTCTTAAATTGCTAGATTTGTCCTTTAATAACATGAATGGAACTCTTCCTTCATGTTTAGGCAGCTTAAGTAATTCATTATCCACGTTGAATCTCAAAGGAAATAACTTTCATGGCACAATGATGAATGAATTCACAGATGGGTGTCTGTTGAGTATGATCGATTTAAGCGCAAATCAGTTTACTGGGAAGTTATCAAGATCATTAGCAAATTGTACTGGGTTAGAGGTTCTTTCTCTTAGAGATAACTTGTTCGATGACGTTTTTCCATATTGGCTTGGACCTCTTGCTGAACTACAAGTTCTCATTTTAGGGTCCAACAAATTACATGGTGCAATTCAAGATTCGTCAACTCATGATTCACAGTTCTCAAATTTGCGTATCATTGACCTCTCAAATAATGATTTTAGTGGTCAGTTGCCTCAGAGCTACATCAAGAGTTGGCAAGCAATGAAATCGGTTTATGTTGGCAACTCAAGTTATATTGTTTTAAAATCGTTGACTAATGGTCTCTCGGGCACTTACCACTACTCAATGAcattaactaacaaaggtgttaagACAGAGTACTTGAAAATCTTGAATGTATTCGTAGCCATTGATCTTTCTAGTAACAATTTTGATGGACCAATTCCTGTAGCGCTTCAAGATCTTCGAGGGCTACAATCTCTTAATCTTTCGAACAACCATCTTTCAGGTCCTATCTTGCCATCTTTGGGGAATCTAGCCAATCTTGAATCGTTAGATCTCTCCCAAAACGGTCTAACGGGAGAGATTCCTCAAGAACTATTGCAGCTTGACTTCCTAGCCCTTTTGAATGTGTCATTTAACAATCTTGATGGGCCTATTCCTCAAGGTAAACAATTCTTTACATTTCAGAACAATTCATACATGAATAATCCCGGATTGTGTGGAGAACCGTTATCCAAGGGATGTGGAAGTTCAAACGCACCAACAACGAGCAACACTAGTGAGTATGCATCCGATCGGTCTTTCCTTCCAGATGATATACTTAATTGGATGGTCATATTCTCAGGTGTTGTAAGCGGTTTTGTGGTCGGCCTGGTTTTATGGAACTCTCGATATGCAAGGTACCGTGATTGGCTCATTGATAGATTCGGGATGAGGGAAGACAAATGGGTAAGGCCTATCAGGAACACCAAAAGATCAAACTGA
- the LOC139853456 gene encoding receptor-like protein 6, producing MAPNYFNQFGFTQILFCFTNILAILTCTKSLLSHDDECSALFQFKQSILHQDSNFFNSWRLITNNRSDNGSDCCLWNGVVCTKNNARHVIELDLSKSSLQGPISSNSTIFNLAYLQKLNLSMNDFSNSRIPTEIAHLNKLRTLDLSNSSFSGQIPSEISYLTQLSWLDLSLNPLQSPSLDRLLRNMTALEVLHLSGVKINSFVPRFLANFSSLTSINLTECQLQDEFPSSIFHLPNLKYLALRNNQNLSGTFPDFHNNTLLETLDLGTTGFSGIIQEQSLTKLTNLVNLDLRSCHFWGPVPVTISNLTQLNYLILRNNAFTGAIPSLVSLTKLVTLDFTSITFDQGSMPDWIVKLPALRTLSLQAVNISSEIPPSFANLTKLNAIKMAANSIYGRIPYSFMNLTQLSVISFHDNHLEGSISRAFSNFENLTYFHLGYNMFEGRVDFDTFAGLKKLESFYLDYNNISFVDANNYTSVVLPALKNLGLSYCNLNEFPTFLGLQNNMEVLIFKQNQIEGLVPVWFWNNSLETLQILDLSLNLITGFEQHPVYLPWVNLGVFGIMYNQLQGQLPVPPPTLVYYYLNYNNLSGEIPSSICEARSLQLLDLSFNNMNGTLPSCLGSLSNSLFALNLKGNNFNGTMMNEFTDGCLLNRIELSENQFTGPLPRSLTNCTRLEVLSLGDNLFDDVFPYWLGPLANLQVLILGSNKLHGAIQGSSADNLLFSKLRIIDLSNNGFSGHLPLSYIESWQAMKSVYVGRLQSLNLSNNHLSGPILPSLGNLANLESLDLSQNGLTGEIPQELLQLGFLALLNVSFNNLEGPIPQGKQFFTFQNSSYMSNPGLCGEPLSKECGSSNAPTTSNTIEYASDRSLLPNTILDWMVILSGVVSGFVVGLVLWNSRYARYSDWLIDRFGMREDTWVRPIRNTRRSN from the exons ATGGCTCCTAATTACTTCAATCAATTCGGCTTCACCCAAATACTTTTTTGCTTTACAAACATATTAGCCATCCTCACGTGCACTAAATCGTTACTAAGCCATGATGATGAATGCTCCGCTTTATTCCAATTTAAACAAAGCATTCTTCATCAAGATTCCAACTTTTTCAACTCTTGGAGGCTAATCACAAACAATAGATCAGATAATGGTTCTGATTGTTGTTTGTGGAATGGTGTCGTATGTACCAAAAATAATGCACGTCATGTAATCGAGCTTGACTTAAGCAAAAGCTCTCTCCAAGGACCTATAAGCTCAAATAGTACCATTTTCAACCTTGCATATCTTCAAAAGCTTAACCTCTCCATGAACGATTTTTCAAACTCTCGAATTCCAACTGAAATTGCTCATCTAAACAAATTAAGGACCCTTGATCTGTCTAATTCAAGTTTCAGTGGCCAAATCCCAAGTGAGATTTCATATTTAACCCAACTGTCTTGGTTAGATCTCTCTTTAAATCCTCTTCAAAGTCCAAGCCTTGACCGTTTGTTGCGAAACATGACTGCGCTTGAAGTACTCCATCTCTCGGGGGTTAAAATCAATTCTTTTGTACCCCGTTTCTTAGCCAATTTTTCTTCCTTGACGTCAATTAATCTTACCGAATGTCAGCTTCAAGATGAATTCCCATCATCAATATTTCACTTGCCAAATCTGAAATATCTTGCATTGAGAAACAATCAAAACCTTAGTGGCACCTTTCCTGATTTTCATAACAACACCTTACTCGAAACTTTGGATTTGGGTACAACAGGTTTCTCTGGGATTATTCAAGAACAATCTCTGACCAAGCTAACCAATCTGGTCAACTTGGACCTTCGCAGTTGCCATTTCTGGGGGCCCGTTCCAGTTACAATCTCTAACttgacacaacttaattatttgatTCTCCGCAACAATGCGTTCACAGGTGCCATCCCTTCGTTAGTTAGTCTAACGAAGCTCGTTACTTTAGATTTTACTAGTATCACTTTCGATCAAGGAAGCATGCCCGATTGGATTGTAAAGCTTCCCGCGCTTAGAACACTTTCACTGCAAGCTGTTAACAtatcatctgaaattccaccttCTTTTGCGAACCTAACAAAACTTAACGCCATCAAAATGGCAGCTAATTCTATATACGGCCGCATCCCATATTCGTTTATGAACCTCACGCAACTAAGTGTGATAAGCTTTCACGATAATCATTTGGAAGGGTCAATTTCCCGTGCATTTTCCAATTTCGAAAACCTAACATATTTCCACTTAGGTTATAACATGTTTGAAGGCAGGGTAGACTTTGATACATTTGCAGGACTCAAGAAACTTGAAAGTTTTTATCTTGATTATAACAATATATCTTTCGTTGATGCAAATAACTACACTAGTGTCGTCCTACCGGCTTTGAAAAATCTAGGACTTTCATATTGCAACTTGAATGAATTTCCCACCTTTTTAGGCTTACAAAACAACATGGAGgtcttaatttttaaacaaaatcaAATTGAAGGCCTAGTACCAGTATGGTTTTGGAACAACAGTCTTGAAACACTGCAGATTCTCGACCTTTCGTTAAATTTAATCACTGGTTTCGAACAACATCCTGTATATCTCCCGTGGGTCAATTTGGGTGTATTCGGTATCATGTATAATCAGCTACAAGGACAACTTCCAGTTCCACCACCAACCTTAGTTTATTACTATCTAAACTATAATAACTTATCAGGAGAAATACCATCTTCGATATGTGAAGCGAGATCTCTTCAATTGCTAGATTTGTCATTTAATAACATGAATGGAACTCTTCCATCATGTTTAGGCAGCTTAAGTAATTCGTTATTCGCGTTGAACCTCAAAGGAAATAACTTTAATGGCACAATGATGAATGAATTCACAGATGGCTGTCTGTTGAATAGGATCGAGTTGAGCGAAAATCAGTTTACGGGACCGTTACCAAGATCGTTAACAAATTGTACCAGGTTAGAGGTTCTTTCTCTTGGAGATAACTTGTTCGATGACGTTTTTCCTTATTGGCTTGGACCTCTTGCAAACCTACAAGTTCTAATTTTGGGGTCCAACAAATTACATGGTGCAATTCAAGGTTCATCAGCCGATAATTTATTGTTCTCAAAGTTGCGGATCATTGACCTCTCAAATAATGGTTTCAGTGGTCATTTGCCCCTGAGCTACATCGAGAGTTGGCAAGCAATGAAATCGGTTTATGTTGGAA ggcTTCAATCTCTTAATCTTTCGAACAACCATCTTTCAGGTCCTATCTTGCCATCTTTAGGGAATCTAGCGAATCTAGAATCATTAGATCTCTCCCAAAACGGTCTAACGGGAGAGATTCCTCAAGAACTGTTGCAACTTGGGTTCCTAGCCCTTTTGAATGTGTCATTTAACAATCTTGAGGGGCCCATTCCTCAAGGTAAACAATTCTTCACATTTCAGAACAGTTCTTACATGAGTAATCCCGGATTATGTGGAGAACCATTATCCAAGGAATGTGGAAGTTCAAACGCACCAACAACGAGCAACACTATTGAGTATGCATCCGATCGGTCTCTCCTTCCGAATACTATACTTGATTGGATGGTCATATTATCAGGTGTTGTAAGCGGTTTTGTGGTCGGCCTGGTTTTATGGAACTCTCGATACGCAAGGTACAGCGATTGGCTCATTGATCGATTCGGGATGAGGGAGGACACATGGGTAAGGCCTATCAGGAACACCAGAAGATCAAACTAA